The Pseudomonas entomophila genome segment GCGCGCCCTCGATCTCTTCATCGCGGCCATGCGCGGCGACCATTTCACCGGCACCCACTGCCAGCAGCCCAACGCCCAAAGCTACGGCCACCGGCGCCAATGCCGGAATTGCCACAGCAAGCCCTCCAACAATGTTGGCTGCCAGCTCCACACCGTAGGCTGTTAGCTTGCTGTAATACTTCCCCTGCGTGCCGATATCATAATCAGCATCACTGAACAGCCGTTCCCGGATGCGGTCACGGAAGTCGCTCATGGGATAGGGATACAGGGCATCGCCGAATGTGATGATTTCGTGCGGATACCAATGCCCTGTGGCGTCATTCAGTCGATTGGGATGAGCCCCAAGCCCGGCCAGCGCGGTATTGACACCGCTGAAGAAGATACCATCCTCCCTGTCTTTGCTACGGAAGTGGCTGGCAATAGCTGCCCGTTTGCGAGGATCGCGGCATTGGTGCGCAATCCAGTCGCGCAGTTCATCGGCGTTGGCGAACCCATGCAGTGGCGAAGCGTTTCCGGGGATGTATAGCACCTTGTGCTCCCGCCCCTGTTCGCCAATGACGATGATGTCACTCGACTCATACCCATAGATCCTCAGCGTCGACAGGGTACGGGTATGCGAGACGGGATTGTCGGCAAAGTAGCGAAACGATGTTCTGTCCCAACTGGTATTGGGGCTGAGCATCAAGCTTTTCAGCACCAACGCCGCATGTTCTGTAGCTAACGAGCCCTCGTCACGCTGCAGCAGGGCTGCCCGTACAAGGTTACCTTTGATCATCAAGTGATAGGCATGGCCATGGTTGCTCCAGAAGTGGCGCAGATACTCCAGGTAATGGCCCTGCAACTTTGCGTTCCAGATGAATGAGCGAAAAGCGGCGGGATCCAGATCAACCTGTGTTGCCGCCCCATAGGTTTGAGGGTAAGTGCGCCGATAGATGCCATCATAAGCTTCGCTGGAGGACAACGACGCAGAAGAAAGCGGAACCATCTGGTTCACCTCATATCCTTCTTTGCGCCAAGCCATCGGATGCCCCAGATGGTCAAACCAGCGGCCATTCCCCTGTTGCTGCCAGTTGGCAATCATTGCCTGCGTCAAGGTCATTTCATGAGCCACTTGAGCACGCCAAGGTCCCTCTTTCACCCGGGCTAGCTCAACATACAGGGTGGTCAGAACCAGGTTGTCAGGGTCTTCTTCCAGGCCTCGTTGGGCCAAGTATTCACGCAGAGCCACCTGAGCGAAGTCGTGAGGGGTTTGAACGGTGACGTGTTCACGATCGAAGCCTTGCTTGATCGACAGCAGGATATCTTCATCATCCTCCGACGCTGCTGGGATGATTGACGCAAAATGGTACTGGCCGTTTTCGAAAGTGCTGCCGGGATAGGTTGCCGGTTCGGGACTGAAGGGCTCGCCTGGAGCAGGATACTCGGGATGGGGTGGGCGATAGATCATACGTGGGTTCCTTGAACCTTAGGTGAGAGGATTCAAGGTAATGTTGAGTATGAAACCTCATGCGCTACATAGATAACACCTCTGGATTCAATAGTTTCACCGGCCCGAGTCGCACAGCGTCGTCGACATCGGATACAAAAAAACCCGCATCATTGCGGGTTTTTTCTAGCGTTCACATCAGAACCGGAATACTTCCATGTCCGTGCGAATCGGCGAGGCCATGGGGATCTTCGGCTTTTCCGGCTCTTTCTTCACCTGTACCGGCGCGGCTTGCTTGCGTGGGGCCTCTTCAGCGACGGCCGGCTGGTTAGCCAGTGGCTTGACCGCCGTGCTTAGTTGTTCGGCCAGCTTCTGCAACAGTTGCCCCTGGGCCTGTACCTGAGCTGACTCGCTGCCGGCATGCGGTTGCTCAAGGTGCACGATACGGTTGTCACGCACCTGGCCACGACGATCCAGCAAGCGCCACTGGGCATCGAGAATGGCTGGCTGGTTCTTGCCTGAGTCCAGGCGGGTAATCGAAAGCAGCACCTGCACGTCCGGCGTGAACCCGGTGCTCGCCGGGGCCAGCACCACACGCTGGCTATCCAGGCGCCAGGCCAGTTGGCGAACCAGCAGTTGATCGATATCCGACGAAAGGCTGCCCGCCCAACGGCCATCGGTTGCCGCGGTCAGGCTGCCATCGGTCTGGCGTTGCAGGAAGGTCTCGCGTTGCAGGTAGTCGGCCACCGAAACAGGGCCAAGCACCACCGCCATGCCCGCCGCCTGGGAGGGCTGGGCGGGATCACCGCTGTCGAGCTGGTACAGGGCGACCGGCTGGTGCATGCTGCACCCGCTCAGGCCCAGCAGGCCAGTCATCAGCAGCGCAAATGGAAGGCGCAGAAATTTCATTCATCCCATCCAGGCGGTCGTCACCAGACGGACCGCAGTGATACTCATGTAGATTCATACGGGCACTCGGCCACGCCGGCGCCACAAGCGCACTATCATCCGCGAAATGGCCGCCAGACTCCAGCATTTCCGCCTGAAGCGGCGCCGAAAGCGCCGCAGCAGACAGCCCATGCACTCAGGCGGGTGTCTCCACCATCAAGCTATCCACGCGCTGGAAACCACGCGGCAATTTGCTACCACGGCGGCCACGCTCACCCTTGTAGTGCTCGAGATCATCCGGCTTCAGAGAAAGGGTACGCTTGCCAGCTTGCAATACAAGGGTCGATCCCTCGCTGATCACTGCCAGGTCAGTGACGAACTCTTCGCGGCTGGCCACCCGATCACCCGGCACGCCGATGATCTTGTTGCCCTTGCCCTTGCCCAGTTGCGGCAGGTCGGCGACCTTGAATACCAGCAGGCGGCCTTCGGTGGTGACGGCTGCCAGCCAGTCCTGTTCGCGGCTGGCCACCGGGCGCGGGGTCATGACCTTGGCGCCGTTGGGCAGGCTGAGCAGGCCTTTGCCCGCCTTGTTCTTGGCCTGCAGGTCCTCGCCCTTGACCACGAAGCCGTAACCGGCGTCGGAGGCCACCACGTACAGGGCCTCGTCCTCAGGCAACAGCACGCACTCGAAGGTGGCGCCCGGCGGCGGGGTCAGGCGACCGGTCAGCGGCTCGCCCTGGCCACGGGCCGACGGCAGGCTGTGGGCTGCCAGCGAGTAGCTTCGGCCAGTGGAGTCGATGAGTACGGCGAATTGGTTCGAACGGCCAGCGGCAGCGGCCTTGAAGCCGTCGCCCGCCTTGTACGAAAGCCCGGTGGCGTCAATGTCGTGGCCCTTGGCGCAACGCACCCAGCCTTTCTCCGAGAGCACCACGGTAACCGGCTC includes the following:
- a CDS encoding PqiC family protein, whose amino-acid sequence is MKFLRLPFALLMTGLLGLSGCSMHQPVALYQLDSGDPAQPSQAAGMAVVLGPVSVADYLQRETFLQRQTDGSLTAATDGRWAGSLSSDIDQLLVRQLAWRLDSQRVVLAPASTGFTPDVQVLLSITRLDSGKNQPAILDAQWRLLDRRGQVRDNRIVHLEQPHAGSESAQVQAQGQLLQKLAEQLSTAVKPLANQPAVAEEAPRKQAAPVQVKKEPEKPKIPMASPIRTDMEVFRF